One Staphylococcus simiae genomic region harbors:
- a CDS encoding ribulokinase — protein MTYSIGIDFGTGSGRAFLIDTDNGQVVAKYIKPYTHGTIERSLHGKKMPHSFALQNGNDYMEVIEEGIPNIMEQAQVAPEEVVGIGIDFTSSTVIFTDDQLTPIHNLPGFEDNPHAYVKLWKHHGAHKEADLLFQTALANKNRWLGYYGYNVSSEWMIPKIMEVMNQAPEVMEVTDNIMEAGDWIVNKLTGDNVRSNCGLGFKSFWEEEAGFHYDLFDKVDKNLSQVVRDKVDAPIVKIGETVGTLDPAMAEKLGLSPNTKVSPFIIDAHSSLLGIGSEQDKQMTMVIGTSTCHLMLNEQQHEVPGISGSVKGAIIPELYAYEAGQSAVGDLFEYVVKQTPKEYMDEAEQQGISIFELLNNKVKDQLPGESGLIALDWHNGNRSVLSDSNLTGCLFGLTLQTKHEEIYRAYLEATAFGTKMIMQQYQSWNMDVETVFACGGIPKKNPLMMDIYANVLNKKVTVIDSEFAPAIGAAILGAVCGGAHQSLNEAINAMKEPVLYEIIPEEQKVKRYKKLFSAYKELHDIHGYKKARIMRNVNKLKES, from the coding sequence ATGACTTATAGTATAGGAATTGATTTTGGCACTGGTTCAGGTCGTGCTTTTTTAATAGATACAGATAATGGACAAGTAGTAGCAAAATATATTAAGCCTTATACACACGGCACTATAGAACGTTCTTTACATGGAAAGAAGATGCCGCATTCATTTGCATTACAAAACGGAAATGACTATATGGAAGTGATTGAAGAAGGTATTCCTAATATCATGGAACAAGCTCAAGTTGCTCCAGAAGAAGTTGTAGGTATTGGAATTGATTTTACGTCATCAACAGTTATTTTTACAGATGATCAATTGACACCAATTCATAATTTACCTGGATTTGAAGATAATCCACATGCCTATGTTAAATTATGGAAACATCATGGTGCGCATAAAGAAGCAGATTTATTATTTCAAACTGCATTAGCAAATAAAAATCGTTGGTTAGGTTATTATGGATATAATGTAAGTAGTGAGTGGATGATTCCAAAAATTATGGAAGTCATGAATCAAGCTCCAGAAGTTATGGAAGTAACTGATAATATTATGGAAGCAGGAGACTGGATAGTTAATAAGCTAACAGGGGATAATGTCCGCTCTAACTGTGGATTAGGTTTTAAATCATTTTGGGAAGAAGAAGCTGGATTCCACTATGATTTATTCGATAAAGTAGATAAAAATTTATCACAAGTAGTTAGAGATAAAGTAGATGCACCTATTGTAAAAATTGGTGAAACTGTAGGAACACTTGACCCTGCAATGGCAGAAAAATTAGGATTATCTCCAAATACTAAAGTGAGTCCATTTATTATAGACGCACATTCAAGTTTATTAGGTATTGGTTCAGAGCAAGATAAACAAATGACCATGGTCATTGGTACAAGTACATGTCATTTAATGTTAAATGAACAACAACACGAAGTACCTGGGATTTCTGGTTCAGTAAAAGGTGCAATAATCCCAGAATTATATGCTTATGAAGCAGGACAATCCGCAGTTGGTGATTTATTTGAATATGTTGTCAAACAGACACCTAAAGAATATATGGATGAAGCAGAACAACAAGGAATTTCAATTTTTGAATTGTTGAATAATAAAGTAAAAGATCAATTACCAGGTGAAAGTGGCTTGATTGCTTTAGATTGGCATAATGGTAACAGAAGTGTTTTAAGTGATAGTAATTTAACTGGATGTTTATTTGGTTTAACATTACAAACTAAACATGAAGAAATTTATCGTGCTTATTTAGAAGCAACGGCATTTGGTACTAAGATGATTATGCAACAATATCAAAGTTGGAATATGGATGTAGAAACGGTCTTTGCTTGTGGTGGTATTCCTAAAAAGAATCCATTAATGATGGACATTTATGCTAATGTTTTAAATAAAAAAGTAACTGTCATTGATAGTGAATTTGCTCCAGCGATTGGGGCAGCAATTTTAGGTGCTGTTTGCGGTGGTGCACATCAATCATTAAATGAAGCTATCAATGCCATGAAAGAACCTGTGCTATATGAAATTATCCCAGAAGAACAAAAAGTTAAACGTTATAAAAAATTATTTAGCGCTTATAAAGAATTACATGATATTCACGGTTATAAAAAAGCTAGAATTATGCGTAACGTTAATAAATTAAAAGAAAGTTAA
- a CDS encoding L-threonine 3-dehydrogenase, whose protein sequence is MKKIMITGALGQIGTELVVKCREIYGTDNVLATDIREPEADSPVQDGPFEILDVTDRDHMFELIENFGADSLMHMAALLSATAEKNPLLAWDLNMGGLMNALEAARTYHLHFFTPSSIGAFGDSTPKVNTPQVTIQQPTTMYGVNKVAGELLCQYYFNKFGVDTRSVRFPGLISHVKEPGGGTTDYAVEIFFDAVRKGHYTSFIDKGTYMDMMYMDDAIDAIIKLMEADGAKLETRNGYNLSAMSFDPEMVTAAIQEHYPEFTIDYEVDPVRQSIANSWPDSIDTSCSRGEWGFNPKYDLEGMTKLMLDAIEQKEAITK, encoded by the coding sequence ATGAAAAAAATTATGATTACAGGTGCATTGGGACAAATTGGGACTGAATTGGTAGTTAAATGCAGAGAAATTTATGGGACAGATAATGTATTGGCTACAGATATTAGAGAGCCTGAAGCAGATTCTCCAGTACAGGATGGGCCATTTGAAATTTTAGATGTTACAGATCGAGATCATATGTTTGAATTAATTGAAAATTTTGGTGCAGATAGCTTAATGCATATGGCTGCACTTTTGTCTGCTACAGCAGAAAAAAATCCACTTCTGGCATGGGATTTGAATATGGGTGGATTAATGAATGCATTAGAAGCGGCTAGAACCTATCATCTACATTTCTTCACGCCAAGTTCAATTGGCGCATTTGGAGATTCTACACCTAAAGTAAACACACCACAAGTGACTATTCAACAACCAACAACTATGTATGGAGTAAACAAAGTTGCAGGAGAATTACTATGTCAATATTACTTTAATAAATTTGGTGTAGATACTAGAAGCGTGAGATTCCCTGGTTTGATTTCGCACGTTAAGGAACCTGGTGGAGGTACTACTGATTATGCCGTTGAAATTTTCTTTGATGCGGTGAGAAAAGGTCATTATACAAGCTTTATTGATAAAGGGACATATATGGATATGATGTATATGGACGATGCCATTGATGCTATTATCAAATTAATGGAAGCTGATGGAGCAAAATTAGAAACAAGAAATGGCTATAATTTAAGTGCGATGAGTTTTGATCCAGAGATGGTAACAGCTGCTATTCAAGAACATTATCCAGAATTTACAATCGATTATGAAGTTGACCCAGTGCGTCAAAGTATTGCCAATAGTTGGCCTGACTCCATTGATACAAGTTGTTCACGTGGTGAATGGGGATTTAATCCTAAATATGATTTAGAAGGTATGACAAAATTAATGTTAGATGCTATTGAACAAAAAGAAGCTATTACAAAATAA
- a CDS encoding branched-chain amino acid aminotransferase, which translates to MSQNVKVEQRQSLKEKPDTSSLGFGKYFTDYMLSYDYDADKGWHDLKIVPYGPIEVSPAAQGIHYGQSVFEGLKAYKRNGEVVLFRPEENFKRINNSLARLEMPQVDEATLLEGLKQLVDLERDWVPEGEGQSLYIRPFVFATAGELGVGASHQYKLLIILSPSGTYYGGDTLKPTKIYVEDEYVRAVRGGVGFAKVAGNYAASLLAQTNANNLGYDQVLWLDGVEQKYVEEVGSMNIFFVENGKVVTPELNGSILPGITRKSIIELAKDLGYEVEERRVSIDELFEAYDKGELTEVFGSGTAAVISPVGTLRYEDREIVINNNETGEVTQKLYDVYTGIQNGTLDDKYGWRVVVPNY; encoded by the coding sequence ATGTCACAAAATGTTAAAGTTGAACAACGTCAATCATTAAAAGAAAAACCTGATACATCTAGTCTAGGTTTCGGTAAATATTTTACAGATTACATGTTGAGTTACGATTATGATGCAGATAAAGGATGGCATGATTTGAAGATTGTACCTTATGGGCCAATAGAAGTATCTCCAGCCGCACAAGGTATTCATTATGGTCAATCAGTATTTGAAGGGTTAAAAGCCTATAAACGTAACGGAGAAGTCGTGTTATTCCGTCCTGAAGAGAACTTTAAACGTATTAACAATTCATTAGCACGTTTAGAAATGCCACAAGTTGATGAAGCGACATTACTCGAAGGGTTAAAACAATTAGTAGATTTAGAAAGAGACTGGGTACCTGAAGGTGAAGGTCAATCTTTATACATTAGACCGTTTGTGTTCGCAACAGCTGGTGAATTAGGCGTAGGTGCATCTCATCAATATAAATTATTAATTATTTTATCGCCATCAGGTACATATTATGGTGGAGACACTTTAAAACCAACTAAAATTTATGTAGAAGATGAATATGTTCGTGCAGTAAGAGGTGGCGTAGGATTTGCTAAAGTAGCAGGTAACTATGCTGCAAGTTTATTAGCACAAACAAATGCTAATAATTTGGGATATGACCAAGTATTATGGCTAGATGGTGTTGAACAAAAGTATGTTGAAGAAGTAGGAAGTATGAATATCTTCTTTGTTGAAAATGGTAAAGTAGTAACACCTGAATTAAATGGAAGTATTTTACCTGGTATTACACGTAAATCAATTATCGAATTAGCGAAAGATTTAGGCTATGAAGTTGAAGAACGTCGCGTTTCAATTGATGAATTATTCGAAGCCTATGATAAAGGTGAATTAACAGAGGTATTTGGAAGTGGTACTGCTGCTGTTATCTCACCAGTAGGAACATTACGTTATGAAGATAGAGAAATTGTTATCAATAATAATGAAACTGGTGAAGTTACACAAAAACTATATGACGTCTATACTGGAATCCAAAATGGAACATTAGATGATAAATATGGCTGGAGAGTAGTCGTACCTAATTATTAA
- a CDS encoding HAD family hydrolase, which produces MEWILFDKDGTLIEFDHSWEKIGVRFVEQLLETFPVYDKEAALRQLGVINNKINPQSVMGSGSLTQIIEAFNDVTHSDTTDWAKSTSQKLVDNREPEINWVQGVKDAILNLKQQGYKVGIVTSDTKKGVDQFLEYTNSENLFDLIISTEAHAYEKPDARVLAPLFEHYQVEPQQVAIVGDTNNDMQTAVNAKLGLAVGVLTGIATREELDQADVIIDSAKDILDVIK; this is translated from the coding sequence ATGGAATGGATTTTATTTGATAAGGACGGGACGTTAATAGAGTTTGATCATAGTTGGGAAAAAATAGGCGTAAGATTTGTTGAACAATTATTAGAAACATTTCCAGTTTATGATAAAGAAGCAGCACTTAGACAGTTAGGCGTAATTAATAACAAAATAAATCCACAATCAGTGATGGGGTCAGGCTCGTTAACACAAATTATAGAAGCTTTTAATGATGTAACACATAGTGATACTACTGATTGGGCTAAATCAACAAGTCAAAAATTAGTCGATAACAGAGAACCAGAAATTAATTGGGTTCAAGGTGTTAAGGACGCTATATTAAATTTGAAGCAACAAGGCTATAAAGTAGGTATTGTGACAAGTGATACTAAAAAAGGTGTAGATCAATTTTTAGAGTATACGAATAGTGAAAATTTATTTGACTTAATCATTTCAACAGAAGCTCATGCCTATGAAAAACCTGATGCTAGAGTGTTAGCACCTCTATTTGAACATTATCAAGTTGAACCACAACAAGTTGCAATAGTTGGTGATACCAATAATGATATGCAAACAGCAGTTAATGCGAAACTTGGTCTTGCAGTTGGTGTATTAACAGGTATAGCAACAAGAGAAGAATTAGACCAAGCAGATGTAATCATTGATAGTGCCAAAGACATTTTGGATGTTATTAAATAA